One window from the genome of Pungitius pungitius chromosome 14, fPunPun2.1, whole genome shotgun sequence encodes:
- the LOC119227328 gene encoding serine/threonine-protein kinase PAK 2-like, which yields MCDSGVCEDKPPAPPVRMSSQGGGAKDPQSANHNSRPLPSVPEEKKPRNKIISMFASEKGGRKKDRDKDRPEISSPSDFEHTIHVGFDSVTGEFTGMPEQWARLLQTSNISKSEQKQNPQAVLDILKFYDSTSGKQKYLSFSASDKDSQSPGKQGTAASQSGGKDGDDDDDDDTPPPVVAPRPEHTKSVYTRSVIDPLPAPEVDGASRAADRQKKKGGKMTDEEIMEKLRTIVSIGDPKKKYTRYEKIGQGASGTVYTAIDVATGQEVAIKQINLQKQPKKELIINEILVMKEMKNPNIVNFVDSFLVGDELFVVMEYLAGGSLTDVVTETCMDEAQIAAVCREVLQALEFLHANQVIHRDIKSDNVLLGMDGSVKLTDFGFCAQITPEQSKRSTMVGTPYWMAPEVVTRKAYGPKVDIWSLGIMAIEMVEGEPPYLNENPLRALYLIATNGTPELQSPEKLSPVFRSFLSRCLEMDVEKRGSGRELLQHPFLKLAKPLSSLTPLILAAKEAMRSNR from the exons atgtgtgacAGCGGAGTGTGTGAGGAcaagccccccgccccccctgtcAGGATGAGCAGccaaggaggaggagccaaGGACCCCCAGTCGGCCAATCACAACTCTCGGCCCCTGCCGTCTGTGCCTGAGGAGAAAAAGCCCAGAAATAAGATTATCTCCATGTTTGCCTCAGAGAAAG GAGGCAGGAAGAAGGACCGGGACAAGGACAGACCTGAGATCTCCTCCCCCTCAGACTTTGAACACACCATCCATGTGGGCTTTGATTCAGTCACTGGAGAGTTCACT ggCATGCCGGAGCAGTGGGCCCGTCTTCTTCAAACCTCCAACATTAGTAAATCGGAACAGAAACAGAATCCTCAGGCCGTTCTCGACATCCTCAAGTTTTACGACTCCACCAGTGGAAAACAGAAATACCTCAGTTTTTCCGCCTCGG ATAAAGACTCTCAGTCG CCAGGCAAGCAGGGTACAGCGGCCTCACAATCGGGTGGCAAAGATGgtgacgatgacgatgatgacgacaCACCCCCTCCAGTGGTGGCGCCACGGCCAGAACACACAAAATCA GTGTACACCAGGTCGGTGATAGACCCACTCCCAGCGCCAGAGGTAGACGGTGCCTCGAGGGCGGCTGACAGACAGAAGAAAAAGGGCGGCAAGATGACCGACGAGGAGATCATGGAGAAGCTCC GGACTATTGTCAGCATTGGAGATCCTAAGAAGAAATACACTCGCTATGAGAAGATCGGCCAGGG GGCCTCTGGCACAGTTTATACAGCCATAGATGTCGCCACAGGACAAGAG GTGGCCATCAAACAGATCAACTTGCAGAAGCAGCCGAAGAAGGAGCTGATTATCAACGAGATCCTGGtcatgaaggagatgaagaatcCCAACATTGTCAACTTCGTAGATAG tttCCTCGTAGGAGACGAGCTGTTTGTGGTGATGGAGTATCTGGCTGGTGGCTCCCTAACCGATGTTGTGACGGAGACGTGTATGGACGAGGCTCAGATCGCAGCAGTCTGCAGAGAA GTCCTCCAGGCTCTGGAGTTTCTTCACGCCAACCAGGTCATCCACCGAGACATCAAGAGTGACAACGTATTGCTGGGCATGGACGGATCAGTCAAACTCA CCGACTTTGGCTTCTGCGCCCAGATCACTCCGGAGCAGAGCAAACGTAGCACCATGGTGGGGACCCCGTACTGGATGGCTCCAGAGGTGGTGACCAGGAAAGCCTACGGGCCCAAAGTGGACATTTGGTCTCTGGGGATCATGGCCATAGAGATGGTGGAGGGAGAGCCTCCATATCTCAACGAGAACCCTCTCAGG GCCTTATATTTAATCGCCACCAATGGGACTCCTGAGCTGCAGAGTCCGGAGAAGCTGTCTCCTGTCTTCAGATCCTTCCTGTCCCGCTGTCTGGAGATGGATGTGGAGAAACGAGGATCAGGGAGAGAACTGCTGCAG CACCCATTCCTGAAGCTGGCCAAGCCTCTGTCCAGCCTCACTCCGCTCATCCTGGCAGCCAAGGAGGCCATGAGGAGCAACCGTTAA